Proteins from a single region of Apium graveolens cultivar Ventura chromosome 7, ASM990537v1, whole genome shotgun sequence:
- the LOC141671563 gene encoding cell differentiation protein rcd1-like isoform X2, whose product MMCFADYFGRALSAVSASQFPWTKLFRESAIGKIADEVLSIYKSLTPKKLAMKDSSKVCDVLVLFECLATHPQTKMQFLNVKIHCYLYPFLKTEETGKPFHYLRLMSLGVIGGLLRAGTHGASRGGVQREKRHDP is encoded by the exons ATGATGTGTTTTGCTGATTATTTTGGTAGGGCTTTGTCAGCTGTGAGTGCGTCTCAGTTTCCATGGACTAAGTTGTTCAGGGAGTCTGCAATTGGGAAGATAGCAGAT GAAGTACTATCAATATACAAGTCGTTAACACCTAAGAAGCTTGCTATGAAAGATTCAAGTAAAGTTTGTGATGTACTTGTTTTGTTTGAG TGCTTGGCCACTCACCCTCAAACGAAGATGCAGTTCCTTAATG TTAAGATACATTGTTACTTGTACCCTTTCTTGAAGACTGAGGAAACGGGAAAGCCATTCCATTACCTAAGGCTAATGAGCTTGGGCGTCATTGGTGGTCTTCTGAGAGCAG GTACTCATGGTGCATCTCGGGGAGGGGTTCAAAGAGAGAAGAGGCATGATCCTTAG
- the LOC141671563 gene encoding uncharacterized protein LOC141671563 isoform X1, which produces MMCFADYFGRALSAVSASQFPWTKLFRESAIGKIADEVLSIYKSLTPKKLAMKDSSKVCDVLVLFECLATHPQTKMQFLNVKIHCYLYPFLKTEETGKPFHYLRLMSLGVIGGLLRAGRFPGQPHTVSSRQRNVVFPPNMDVDMVLMVHLGEGFKERRGMILRQRTKGSWLLSDKFHMTGWTSG; this is translated from the exons ATGATGTGTTTTGCTGATTATTTTGGTAGGGCTTTGTCAGCTGTGAGTGCGTCTCAGTTTCCATGGACTAAGTTGTTCAGGGAGTCTGCAATTGGGAAGATAGCAGAT GAAGTACTATCAATATACAAGTCGTTAACACCTAAGAAGCTTGCTATGAAAGATTCAAGTAAAGTTTGTGATGTACTTGTTTTGTTTGAG TGCTTGGCCACTCACCCTCAAACGAAGATGCAGTTCCTTAATG TTAAGATACATTGTTACTTGTACCCTTTCTTGAAGACTGAGGAAACGGGAAAGCCATTCCATTACCTAAGGCTAATGAGCTTGGGCGTCATTGGTGGTCTTCTGAGAGCAGGTCGGTTTCCAGGACAACCTCATACTGTATCATCTAGACAAAGAAATGTCGTGTTTCCTCCCAACATGGATGTTGACATG GTACTCATGGTGCATCTCGGGGAGGGGTTCAAAGAGAGAAGAGGCATGATCCTTAGACAAAGAACCAAAGGCAGTTGGCTGCTCAGTGACAAGTTTCATATGACTGGATGGACTAGTGGATAA